The following proteins are co-located in the Dehalococcoides mccartyi 195 genome:
- a CDS encoding SDR family NAD(P)-dependent oxidoreductase: MMTVAELFDLSGKVAIVTGGAMGIGKGISMRLAEAGASIMIPDLNLEVAQKTAAEIKALGGKAAAIQADVSNISDAQKVVDATIKEFGDLNIMVNNAGIYRFMPAIDMTEAMWDKTLGINLKGLMFFSQAAAKAMIAAKHGGKIINIASIDGFRPTGNLSHYDASKGGVIMLTKAMAQEWAPHGILVNAVAPGGINTPGASALTPSGSMSTEQLMELSKSFVEKLPLKRMGEPDDIGKVVLFLASAAADYMVGGVIVADGGALLV; encoded by the coding sequence ATGATGACCGTAGCCGAGTTATTTGACCTAAGCGGCAAGGTGGCTATTGTAACCGGTGGTGCAATGGGTATTGGAAAAGGTATTTCCATGCGTTTGGCCGAAGCAGGTGCCAGTATAATGATTCCGGACTTAAACCTTGAAGTCGCCCAAAAGACCGCAGCTGAAATTAAGGCTCTCGGAGGCAAGGCGGCGGCAATCCAGGCTGATGTAAGTAATATAAGTGATGCTCAAAAAGTCGTAGATGCCACCATCAAAGAATTTGGCGACCTGAATATTATGGTGAATAATGCCGGCATTTATCGCTTTATGCCTGCCATAGATATGACCGAAGCCATGTGGGATAAAACCCTTGGCATAAATCTTAAAGGGCTTATGTTTTTCTCACAGGCAGCCGCCAAAGCCATGATAGCGGCAAAACACGGCGGTAAGATAATAAACATTGCCTCTATAGACGGCTTCCGCCCCACCGGCAACTTATCTCATTATGACGCATCCAAGGGCGGGGTAATAATGCTGACCAAGGCTATGGCACAGGAATGGGCACCCCATGGCATACTGGTTAATGCCGTTGCCCCAGGCGGTATAAACACTCCCGGCGCTTCCGCGCTGACGCCCAGCGGAAGTATGTCAACCGAACAATTAATGGAGCTATCAAAATCTTTTGTAGAAAAGCTGCCGCTCAAACGGATGGGCGAACCGGACGATATCGGCAAAGTAGTCCTTTTCCTGGCCAGCGCAGCTGCCGATTATATGGTCGGCGGGGTAATTGTAGCTGACGGCGGCGCTCTTCTGGTCTAA
- a CDS encoding zinc ribbon domain-containing protein — MPIYEYSCSKCNKVFELMRPRSESSLSATCPVCNADAPRIISDFTHGVAFAKDGAESRRDSANEKMWISQQKVAEDKIKNPDPLKKWREEREKTCGKGPEAWVEYAKQEEAKEQKVKDYGTGFTGREV, encoded by the coding sequence ATGCCAATCTATGAATATTCATGTTCAAAGTGTAACAAGGTCTTTGAACTTATGAGGCCACGGAGTGAGTCCAGTTTGTCTGCTACTTGCCCTGTTTGCAATGCGGATGCACCCCGTATTATTTCGGATTTTACCCATGGGGTGGCTTTTGCTAAAGATGGAGCTGAATCCCGCAGAGACTCTGCTAATGAAAAGATGTGGATTTCCCAGCAAAAAGTAGCTGAAGATAAAATTAAAAATCCTGATCCGTTGAAAAAATGGCGTGAAGAGCGTGAAAAAACCTGCGGCAAAGGGCCTGAAGCCTGGGTGGAATATGCCAAACAGGAAGAGGCTAAAGAACAGAAGGTCAAAGATTACGGCACTGGTTTTACCGGACGCGAAGTATAA